CGGCTAACCCAATCCGGCTTCAATCCATCCTAGTTTGACTCTTTGACTGATGCCCATGGTTCACTAATAATCCACTAGTATTAGCAGAGAGGCTAACTAATTTAGTAACAAGCAAGGCCATACTAGAATTAAGCAAACAAGCATGGTGATGATGGGCAAAAAAGTGAATGTTTGGTAAGTAGTAGCAATGAGGGGGAGTAGCCAGCTCGATCAGCTTACCGGAACTGCTCGGTGTGGGGGAGGCGCTCCTTGCGCTTGGTCTTCTTGGTCGACCCCTCCTCGGCGGCGGCCACCTTGCCGATGTCGATGTCGTAGAGCATGGCGGGGTCGGCGGGCAGCTCGAGGCGGCGCTTGTGCcaggcggcgacgacgacggcggcgatCTGCGTGAGCGGGCTGCCTACCAGCTTCTTGAAGCGGTACCTCCGCGTCCCGGCGAGGAAGACGACGAGCCCCGccgcgatggcggcggcgcaggctCCGTACCCCCACGGCCGGCCCAGGTTGTCCTGGACGTAGACGAGCACCGTGACGGCGAGCAGCGAGCCGAGcgagatgaagaagaagaaccagtTGAAGAAGCGCATCATCTGGTTCTTCTCGGCGCGGTCCGTCTCGTCGAACTGGTCGGAGCCGAAGCCGGAGACGCTGGACTTGAGCCCGCCGGTGCCCAGCGCCGTCAGGTAGAGCGCCAGGTAGAGCACGCCCAGCTGCGCGCCCGACGCGCGCTCGCACGCCGCCGCGCCTTTGGCCGCGCACGCCGCTGGCCgcagccccggcgccgccgtcgagaTCGTCAGGATCGTCACCCCCTGCGCCCACGCAGAATCACAAACTCCACCGTCAAAAATCAAATCTTTTTTGATGATCAACTGTCAAAACTAAATCTACTCTAATTAACCCGTAAATCCGTGTTCATGCAAGCGGCCATCGAATCTAATCTTATCACGACTAGCCATGTGCAGATAAAAATTGTTTGGAACTGTGCCGGCCGGCTGGGCGCGTCGTCCACCATGCATCGATCCTGTCAGCAGTCAGCACATACTCCCACAGGGAGGGAGATGACGATGATTGATTGAATAGTCTACTTTCTTTTGGTGCGCGTTCTTTTCACAgcaagaagagagagagagagccgcGTCTCCTCGATCAAAAAGCTCCAATTTTTATTTGGCTTTTACTGCGTGCGTAACAACGCGATTGAAACCCGGCCAGATATTTTGTCCGGCGAGGCAACCAACCGACATCAACAGAGCAGAGCACGTCGATGGCATTAAATTAAGCGGTGGAGTCGAAGGGAAGGGGGGAAAAAACGGGAATTCCGAGCTTTTGGGAGACGACgatgggaggaggaggagactgACTGACCGACGCCTGGACGGCGGTGAAGATGGCGATGGTGAGGTAGCGGCCGAGGAAGGAGTCGGCGACGAAACCGCCGAGGAGGCAGAGCATGAAGGAGGTGCCCATGAAGTTGGTGACGACGTTGGCGGACTCGGCGTTGCCCAGGTGCATGGTCGCCGTCAGGTACGTCACCAGGTTCACGGCGATGCCCAGCGTCGTCAGCCGCTCGTTCAGCTCCGCCACTGCAACCACGGGTCAGCGTTAGCATGGGCcagccggcggcggcaatggccaTCCGCGGCCAAACAGAGCCCCGGATCTGCGTGCCAGCGTGGCGGCCGGAGCTGATGCGACGGGCGGTGGAGCGAacggaaaaaataaaaaataaatccGACCGCCATCTTGGAGGCACCGAGATGTCGGCCGGCGGGCGGGGAATAATGAGCAGCGAGGTGCGGACCTAGGAtcatggcggcggcgccccaGCGGCCGGtggaggcgcgcggggccgggcggcccTTGAAGTCCCAGGCGTCGAGGAGCACGTCGGTCTCCGCCGCGGCATTGGTCTCCGGCAGGAGTCCCACCATCTTGTTCTacttcctcctcctcgccggcgaggTGGATGGATTCGGGGAGGAGGAGTGTGTGGGGTGATGTAATGAGCTCGGCGACTCGCTGCGCGCTCTTCGCTGCGGTGTGGCGGGTGGGCGCTGGCCGGTACATATAACCGTTTTCCGCAGGGGCATTCTGGGGAGAATCCGGTTGGGTGGGCCCGGCCTGGCTGTGCGGGCCCACGGATTAGTGGGGGAGATTAGAGGATAACATGCAGCGATTAGCACGGAGGCAGGGCGATTAGGGCATCCGGTTGGGTGATTAATCGCTTTGTTAATTAGTCATTATCCGCATAAAGATAAGGGCAGGGCAAGGGCAGGCTCCTGAAAACGAGAAGGGGATAAGGGCACTTGGCCGAGCGGAGGTACGGGGGCCGGTTgatgagttgtttggaaactacCTCGCCCGCGGCAGACGCTTTTTTCCTTTCATGTTTTTTTTCCCAAAAGGAAAGAGAAAGTTTATCATGTAAACCAACAATTCGTGAAAGTGTCGATTTCTTCTTTTGTACTGCCAAGCCCACGTTGTATCTTTGAGAAACATCTAAATAAATATGTACCATATGAAGTAGATATCTTCAAGAAATATCTAAGTATACTTAACCGAACGTGGATCGAGTTCACACGTTTATGAGAATACATCAGAGAACATGTCACCGAATCGTTCGTGGTATATAATATAATTAACTATAAGGAACAAGTAGTGGACTGAGCGTAATTTTATGGATCATAGGTTGTTTGTGGTGAAACCAGCCTGTTCGAATTGTGAGTCAAGTTGATATACACATGGAATACCAAAGGGCAAATGGACAATTGAATTGTGATCGTGAGCCACAAGAAACACGTGGCGGCGGTCATTGGATACCGATTGGCGCTATCAAGTGAGATGCTCGGAACATGTATATCGGAGATGGTCATCGGATACCGATTGGCGCTATCAAGTGCGATGCTCGGAACACGTACATCGGAGATGGATGCGAAAGAGGTGACCTTACGCGGGGGATCGAATGATGGATCAAATCACAAATTCTGATTTCGTCACCACACCAGCCACTCTCGCGTAATACCACGAC
The Panicum hallii strain FIL2 chromosome 6, PHallii_v3.1, whole genome shotgun sequence genome window above contains:
- the LOC112896610 gene encoding protein NRT1/ PTR FAMILY 6.3-like isoform X1 — translated: MVGLLPETNAAAETDVLLDAWDFKGRPAPRASTGRWGAAAMILVAELNERLTTLGIAVNLVTYLTATMHLGNAESANVVTNFMGTSFMLCLLGGFVADSFLGRYLTIAIFTAVQASGVTILTISTAAPGLRPAACAAKGAAACERASGAQLGVLYLALYLTALGTGGLKSSVSGFGSDQFDETDRAEKNQMMRFFNWFFFFISLGSLLAVTVLVYVQDNLGRPWGYGACAAAIAAGLVVFLAGTRRYRFKKLVGSPLTQIAAVVVAAWHKRRLELPADPAMLYDIDIGKVAAAEEGSTKKTKRKERLPHTEQFRFLDHAAINEDPAAEPSKWRLATLTDVEEVKTVVRMLPIWATTIMFWTVYAQMTTFSVSQATTMDRRIGSSFQIPAGSLTVFFVGSILLTVPIYDRIVVPVARRLNGNPHGLTPLQRIGVGLALSVIAMAGAALTEIRRLRVARDEAVPAGGVVPMSVFWLIPQFFLVGAGEAFTYIGQLDFFLRECPKGMKTMSTGLFLSTLSLGFFVSSALVAAVHKVTGDRHPWIADDLNKGRLDNFYWLLAVICFANLLVYLVAARWYKYKAGRPGADGSVNGVEMADEPMLH